Proteins co-encoded in one Deltaproteobacteria bacterium genomic window:
- a CDS encoding Uma2 family endonuclease: MAHDVVQTKRRATYEDLLRVPDTMVAEIVDGELVVSPRPATPHAFAATEMAADLLPVFHGTEARSGPGGWWILPEPELHFADDVLVPDLAAWRCGRMPTVPNTPAITLAPDWLCEIISPSSVRHDRIVKMRCYARQGVTWVWLVDPLARTLEDLHLEGDRWTVVASHAGDEVAQIEPFAAVDIRLARWWLAADPR, from the coding sequence ATGGCTCACGACGTAGTGCAGACCAAGCGGCGCGCAACGTACGAGGACCTCCTCCGGGTGCCGGATACCATGGTGGCGGAGATCGTCGACGGGGAGTTGGTGGTGAGTCCGCGGCCTGCGACGCCGCACGCGTTCGCCGCAACCGAGATGGCGGCCGATCTGCTGCCGGTGTTTCACGGCACGGAGGCACGGTCCGGGCCCGGGGGATGGTGGATCCTCCCGGAGCCGGAGCTGCACTTCGCAGACGACGTCCTGGTGCCCGATCTTGCCGCGTGGCGTTGCGGGCGCATGCCGACGGTTCCGAACACGCCTGCCATCACCCTCGCGCCGGATTGGCTCTGCGAGATCATCTCTCCCTCGTCGGTGCGCCACGACCGGATCGTGAAGATGCGCTGTTACGCGCGGCAAGGCGTCACGTGGGTATGGCTCGTGGACCCGCTCGCTCGCACCCTGGAGGACCTTCACCTCGAGGGCGATCGCTGGACGGTCGTCGCCTCGCACGCGGGAGACGAGGTGGCGCAGATCGAACCGTTTGCGGCAGTGGACATTCGGCTCGCGCGATGGTGGCTGGCGGCTGACCCGCGCTGA